The sequence below is a genomic window from Flavobacterium keumense.
TAAATCATCAGGTGGTGGGCCGATTCAAATTATATGCTGAAGAGGCAGATGCGTTTTTGTTTTGTGAGAACGAAACCAATTTTGAGAAACTGTACAACTCCCCTAACTTAAGTCATTACACTAAAGACGGTATTAATGATTATATTGTAGATAATAAAATTGAAGCTGTCAATCCGAATCATATTGGAACCAAGGCTTCTGTAAAATATTCTCAGACTATTCCTGGTAAAGGGAAAAAAGTATTTAAACTGCGTTTTACAAATCAAACTCCAGAAAATGCTTTTGCCGATTTTGATGCGATTTTTGAACAACGTCAAATAGAGGCTGATGAGTTTTATGCTTCACTTCAAAAAGGAATTGAAGACGAAAATTTAAAATCCATTCAAAGACAATCGTACGCAGGAATGCTTTGGACCAAACAATGGTATTATTTCAATGTTTTTGAATGGACCAAAGGCGACCCTGCCATGCCAAAACCTGATCCCGAACGTAAAAAAGGACGAAATAACGCTTGGAAACACCTTTATGCGGCTAATATTTTATCCATGCCTGACAAATGGGAATATCCTTGGTTTGCAGCTTGGGATTTGGCCTTTCACACGCTACCTTTGGCTCGATTAGATCCTGATTTTGCCAAAAGACAATTATCAGTCATCTTACGAGAATATTATATGCACCCTAACGGGCAAATTCCTGCTTATGAATGGTCTTTTTCAGATGTTAATCCACCTGTACACGCTTGGGCCACTTGGAAAGTGTATGAGATTGACAAGGAAATGAACGGCGGTGTAGGAGATACTGTTTTCTTAGAACGCATCTTTCACAAACTGCTTCTGAACTTTACTTGGTGGGTTAATTTGAAAGACGAAGGCGGTAACAACATCTTTGGTGGAGGTTTCCTTGGAATGGACAATATTGGGGTGTTTGATCGCTCTGCTGATTTGCCAACAGGCGGACACTTAGAACAAGCCGACGGAACAGGGTGGATGGCTATGTATAGCTTAAACATGTTACGAATAGCCTGTGAAATCGCTATTAAAAATCCGGTGTATCAAGATATGGCTTCAAAGTTCTTTGAACATTATTTGCATATCGCCGGTGCGATGCAAGCTATTGGTGGAGACAAACTCAACCTTTGGGACGAAGACGATCAATTTTACTACGATATGTTGCATAAACCCAACGGTGATGCCGAATTGCTCAAAGTGCGTTCTATGGTAGGTTTAATCCCGCTATTTGCGGTAGAAGTCTTAACTCCCGAACTTTTAGAGCAACTTCCTGATTTTAAACGTCGTGTAGAATGGGTATTGAACAACCGTCCTGATTTAGCAAGTTTAGTTTCAAGTTGGGACAATCCTGGCTCAGGAGAAACCCGTTTACTTGCGATTTTAAGAGGTCACCGAATGAAAATGATTATGAAACGGATGTTTGACGAAACAGAGTTTTTATCTGATTATGGCATTCGTTCACTTTCTAAATACCATAAAGAACACCCCTATCAATTTAATTATGATGGCGGAACTGTTCGAGTAGACTACACTCCTGCCGAAGCTACTGGAGATATGTTTGGGGGCAACTCCAATTGGAGAGGGCCTATTTGGTTTCCAATGAACTATTTGATTTTGGACTCTCTGGAAAAATTTTCGAGCTATTACGGTCCTGATTATGAAGTAGAATACCCTACTAATTCAGGAAAAATGATGAATATCAAAGAAGCTGCCGAAGAAGTATCTAAACGACTATTAGCGCTTTTTGTACCCGATTCCAATCAAAAAATTCCGATGTATGGTGAGTATGATACATTCCAAAAAAATCCTAATTTCAATCAAAATCATTTGTTCTTTGAATATTTTGATGGCGATACAGGAAAAGGCCTTGGCGCTAATCATCAAACGGGTTGGACAGGATTGATTTCAGAAATTATTCGACATTTGTATGTAACAAAAGAATAATAAAATTCAGATTTACGATATTTGATATACGTTTTTCAAACACCAATTCAAGAAACTTGAAAAATTGGCGTTGGAATACGTGAAATAAAAGATGCTTAAATTTGTATTTAATTAAGTAGTAACCCCTGAAAGCTGTGTTTAAAAATTATTGGTCTATTTTACTCTTATTTTTTATATCCAATTCTTTATTGGCACAGGATTCTTTTGCCCTTTTGAAAAAAGAACTAGACCAAACACTTGAGAATGAACCTTTGTACTTAAACAAAAAAAATAGCGCAATCAATCAGCTCAAAAGTCGTCTTCGTTCTTCGTCATCCAATGAAATCCGCTATTCGCTCAACGAAAAATTATACGATGAGTACAAATCCTATCAGTCGGATTCGGCCTTGGTATATGCTAAAAGAAGTTTGAATAGTGCCTATAAAAATCAAAACAACATTCAAATAAACAAAGCCCAACTCAATTTGGCTTCGATTCTAGGTACACTCGGAATGTACAATCAGGCTTTGGAAATTCTCAACTCAATGGAACCTAAAGTAATTCCAGAGTTAAAAGGAGAATTCTACTGGACAAAAAGAATCATTTATGGAGGACTTTCGAGTTATGCTAATGATACAGAAGAAAAAAACAAATACAATCGCTTGGGAGACCACTATCGGGACAAGGCTATACTCAATTTGCCTAAAAATTCAATTGGATTTGTTCTCGCATTATCTGGACAATTTCTGTCTCAAAAAAAATACAATCAGGCTATTAATTTGTTGCTCCCGTATTTTAATAAAACACCAAAAACCGACCCAAACAGAGCCGTGATTGACTATCTAATATCTGAAAATTACAAAGCTAAAAAAGACAAAACGCAAGAGAAAAAATGGTTAGCACTTTCTGCTATTTCGGATTTGGAATTGGTTAAAAAAGAAAACATTTCGCTACGAGAACTCGCTTTTATATTGTATGAAGAAGGCGACATTGAATCGGCTTACGAGTACATTAAACGTTCTTTGGACGACGCTGTTTTTTGTAATTCGAAACTGCGAACCTACGAAATTTCAAAGATGTTACCCATCATCAACGAAACGTATGAGGCTAAAAACAAATCGGCTAAATCCCAGTTGATTGTTTTTTTAATTAGCGCGAGTGTACTTTCATTATTTTTATTAGCTGTTTTGATTTTGCTTTTTAAGCAAATGAAAAAATTGGCCAAAGCCCAGAAAAATGTTGAATCGGCTAACAACCAACTTTCCTTACTAAACGAACAATTACAAAGTTTTAATACAAAACTAAATCAAACAAATTCTGAATTAGCCGAAACGAGTTTGCTCAAAGAGATTTATATTGGTCGCTATATGGATCAATGCTCCATCTATATTGGAAAAATGGAAGAATATAGCCAAAAACTAAAGGTGATGGCTACCGCAGGAAAAGTAAATGACTTGGTGAGCACTGTCAAATCAAAAGCATTTATTGATAAGGAACTGAAAGAATTCTATACCCAATTTGATCAAACCTTTATGTTGCTTTTTCCAACATTTATTGAGGAATTTAAGAGCCTTCTAACAGAGCCTGATAGTATTCAAATCAAAAAAGGAGAATTACTTAATCCTGAGTTACGTATTTTTGCTCTAATTCGTTTGGGAATAAAAGACAGTGCTAAGATTGCCGAATTCTTGCGCTACTCTGCCTCTACCATTTACAACTATCGTTCCCAAATAAAGAACAAGGCAAAAGGGCCTCGAGAACAGTTTGAAATGGAAGTGTTGTTGATTGGAAGTTCAAAAAAAGAAGCTAACTAAAAATATGTTTTCTGTATTTTAGAGGTGAAGTACCCAACTGTTTTTTGAAAAAACTATTGAAATGCGTTGCTTCTTGAAAGCCTAAAGCAAAACCGATTTCAGCTACATTCCAAAGACTCTGTTTCAACAAAATTTTAGCCTCTTGTGCTATCCGATCTGCTATGAGTTGGGAAGTCGTTTTCTGAGTTACTTCTTTAATGGCTCGATTCAAATGGTTGACATGTACATTAAGTTGCGTGGCAAATTCAGAAGCGCTACGCAATTGTATTCTCTGGTGTACTTCGTCTATTGGGAATTGACGTTCTAATAACTCCAAAAACAAAGCTGTTATGCGTTGCGAAGCATTCAAGTGTTTGTTGTCCAAACTAGTTAATGGCTCCATTTTCATCGCAAAATGCAATAATTCAAAAACCAAATTGCGCAACACATCGTATTTATAAACGTAATCTGACTTAATTTCCTCTTGCATTTTTTTGTAAATCGGTTCAATTTTGGCCAGTTGTTCGTCTGTCAACTCAAAAATATGTGTCCCATTAGGTTGAAAAACGGAATATTGATTAAGGTTGCCAAATTGATGAAAAAAAAGAGTGTTGAAAATGCAAAAAGAGCCCGCTTTATATTCTTCTAAATGTTCCCATTTATAGGGAATTTGAGGGTTAGAAAAACATAACGCTTGTTTTTTAACTTCTACTACTTGATCTGCAAAATACACTCTACTGTTTCCTTTGGCCAAACTGATCTTGTAAAAATCACGACGCTTATATGGAATTGGCTGGGCTTTCTCTCCAATGAAAGGTTGCAAATCGAACACGTTAAAATGTCCCATTTCGTTTTTGAGATTATCTGGTAACCAATCAAATTTATTTCGATAAAACTCTGATAACGATTCTGCTTTTTCCATTCCTATCAATTAAAATTCCACTTAATATGAATAACTCAAGGAAAGATTCCATATACTATCTTTTCCTGAAATAGAAGTTGCAATAGCTTTGTTCACAATAGAAGACAATGTCAAAGGTATCAAAGGAGTGGAAAGAGTCATTGTCGAAGAAAAATAATAACCCTCCTTACTATCCATTTTCAAATAATACAACTGGGGTTGTACTTTTAAATCTATTCCTTTGACTAATTTAAGATTGGAAATAGTGCTATTTAAAGTAATAAAATGAGTGTTTAATGTGGTTCCTGGATCCCAACCATGAGAATATAGATAATACATCCCTATACTACAATTTTTAGACAAAGTAAAACTAGGCGCAATCTCTGTTGCGGTATAGCGATAGGCATTCATAATAGTCTTAAAATCTCCATTTAGCAGCTGTATTTTTTCTTGTTTAAAAGCAATCGCTGGATGCGCTCCAAAACTTAATTTAAATCTAGAATCGTTTACAGCCTTATACCTCCCCCAAAAGATAAATGACCAAGGCTTACCTTCTAATGAAAAACGCAATTGTGGATCAAAACTCCATTTTTTGCCCTTAATTGAGAAATCAAAAATTGCAGCTGGTTTTCCTAAGGAAAAGGTTGGTAAAAGTGATATTCCGTTGTTAGTAATAGTTGTTGCTCCTGAAAAAGACCTTGATTTCGTTGCTTCTTGTGAAAAAATTAAACTGGTAAAAAAAATACAAAATAACAATCCATATCTTTTCTTTTGTTTTTCTATACTTTTTGACATAAAACAAACTGTTTTTTGTTAGTGTTATGCAAAAATCCTTTGTAAATCAATACAAAAAAAACAAAATTCAAATAAATTATTATATAAATCAAACATTTGTTTTTAACCTAAATAATTTGTGCTATTCATTTTTCAGCTTGATCACTAGCACTCCACTCGCACCTCTTGAACCATAAATAGAGGCTTCGGCATCTTTTAAAACAGTGATACTTTTTACCTCATTGGGTACAATAAAATCAATGCTTGAAACCACATTCCCATCTACAATAAACAATGGTTCTGCATTGTTTTTAATAGAATTAATTCCTCTAATAATTATCGTATTATCTGGCTGAACAACCACGCCAGCAATTCTACCTCTAATCATATCATAAATGGTTCGATAAGAAACCGTATTCTTGTCTTTTTCTGGTTTTAAACCATTGGGAGGAGTAACCAATTTATCCTCAGATGGAGCAGGAGCTAAATACATAAAGTCCATTTTTGTTTCTTTGGCATAGGCACTGCTTAACCAACCGTATTTTTTAGAATGTACTTTTATGTTTTTCACATTCTCTGGAACGACTAAACTAAATTCTCCTAATTTATTGCTCACTACCTTGGTTTCTACTGAGTCCAAATACATAACAGCTCCCTGAACAGGTTTGTTTTTATAATTCAGTATCTTTCCCGTAAGCGTTGTTTGTGCATTCGTATAATTTACAACTAACAACAATGCGAAGATTATTTTTTTAATTTTTTTCATACACTTCAATTTCTATTTAGAATTACTAATTATAAAGATAATAGATTATTATATTCCTCTTTACATCTTTTAAAATAAAAGCCACTTACATTGTTGTAAATGGCTTTCAAGTTCAATTATTTTTTAACACTATACTTTTCTGTTCTAGCATCTTTGATTACGCCGTTCCAGTTTAACCCGAAACCAAAATCATATACATTCCCGTTTGAATCTCTATACGGTATCATGTCGTGAGGCACGTCTTCCAATTGTTTTTCGACGGTAGTCATATCTATTGGCATTTGCAATGGTAATAAACCTGATGGCTCTGTTTTTCCAGAAACAATATCTAACAAGGCTTCTGTTTGTACTCCAAACTCACCTACAATAGCATGGACTTCTTTTTCAAATTCGCCAAAAACCATTGGATTAGATACGGTAATAGCAATTACTACCGGTTTTCCATTCATTGCTTTTTTAGTTTCTAAAATAGTATTCAAATCAGGATACGAATTGGATTTTGAAGTTTTATTTAAATACGAACGATTCGTAATGGTTGGGTCTACCACAGGATCTCCTGCCGCAATACTTTGGGCTCTAGCATCTACCGCAGTGTAGTCTTTCAATTGTAAGCTAATTGGCATGTAGCCATTTCCTCCTGCTTCTCTATCGGCTCTGCTATACCCATTACTTACAGGGCTTTTGATAAATACCATAGCAAAATCAGCTTTTGCAGGGTCGTCTGTTACGTTGTAATATTTTTTAATCAGTTCTAAATTAACTGGGTATTCTGTTTTTTCTGGTGTTGGAAATCCAAAGAAATTAATTCCTGGTGGTGTAGTTCTTTTTGGAACATATACTGTTTTTCCTTTAGCAATTGGCAAGGTTTTGTTTTGGTTTTTAATTAAAACAATGGATTTTAACTGAGCTTCATAACCCGCTTTCATAAACTCTGGTTTACCAACAATGGCTTTGGTTTGTTCTGGATCCAAATAAGCGTTTTCAAATAATCCTACTCTAAATACGTTCAACAATAAACGCACCGCTGATCTTTCAAAACGGCTACGCATTGCTACTTCACCATGTTCTTTTACTCCCATTTGGTAGGCTTCTAAAACCGGTTTAATGTCGTTGTTCCCGCCAAACTGATCCACACCTGCCATCATTACTTTGTAATGTCTTTCGGCAATAGTCATTTTTTCAGTTCCCCATGATTTACCCGCAAAAACATCTGGTGTTTTTCCTTCGTCGCCGGTAATTAACCAATCGGTACATACCACGCCATCATAGCCGTATTTGTTTCTCAACAAATCAGTTACGATATATTTGCTAAAACCATTCCCTACGTTTTCACCGTACTTTTTATCTTGGTTATACGAAATCGTATAGTATGGCATGACCGCTGATGCTTTTTTAGTCCCTCCGTTCAATTTAAACGCCCCATCAATAAAGGTTTTTAAATGCATTTCAAAATTATTTCCTGGATACACCGCAAATTTTCCATAGGCAAAATGTCCATCACGACCTCCTTCTTCTGGACCACCACTTGGCCAGTGTTTGATCATTGCATTTACACTTTGGTTACCCCAGCCTTCATAAGCGGCAATGGGTTTTGGAGACGATTGAAATCCATCTACATAAGCTCTTGCCATATCTGTAGCGAGTTTTGGGTCTTCGCCAAAAGTACCTACAAAACGGTTCCATCTTGGCTCGGTAGCCAAGTCGATTTGTGGCGAAAGTGCTGTCGTAATCCCTAAGGCACGGTACTCTTTAGCGGCAATTTCACCAAATTGTGCTGTAACAGCTGGATCAAAAGTAGCGGCAAGACCTAATTCTTCTGGCCATTGCGAAATAGCACCACCTGAACCCGCGTTGTATTCGGAATCTTTATTGGCACCGTGTCGTGGGTCAGAGCTATTATTAGCTGGAATTCCCATTCCAATACCTTCTACTAATTCTTGTACGTTATTGTTCCAAAGCGCCGAAACCGTTGGGTTTTCTACCGAAGTCATTAAAACGTGACGCAAATTATCGGTAGTTAAAAATGCTTTTTGTTGGTCGGACAAATCATAGGGTTTGGCACCACTTTCTGGAAAAGGTTTGCCGTTATACGTTCCTGCAAAATACCCTCCCGCTTGTGCTGGAACCGATTGATGACGACTGTATAGCATTAATCCTGCTATTTGATCTACAGTCATTTTACTAGCCAAATCTTTGGCACGTTCTGCTACGGGTTTTCGCCAATCTTCGTAACTGTCTAATTTTCCATTTTTATTCAAATCTTTGAAGGCTAATCCATCAATAGTCAAGATCTTCACTCCAGATTTTGGCGAATACCCTAAAGTTTGTCCACCTTTATTTTCAATAAGATGAAAACTTCCTTTGGGAGTTTCAGACCATTTTTTTTGTGCTTCCATTTGTGTTCCAAGGAGCATTAACAAAGCAGGTAATACAATTTGTTTTTTCATTATATGTAGTTTTTTGGTAGTTTTTAGCAAATGTGTTTCAAATATATAAAATATTGTGTCAATTAAACGCAATGAGGTAAATAATTACAAATTGTATCTGGCTCCTAATGTCCAACTGAATTTTCCGTCCGATACCGTTTTATTGGCAAACCCTCTAAAATCAATATTCTTGTTTACTTTGTAAGTAATCGTTTCAGAAACACCATAAGTGTGGTCCAAATCCAATCCATATAATTGCGACAAGAAACTAAAATCACCCTGAACAATATTGGTATTAAAAGACAAGAAATTGGCTTCGAAGTCATTGTTTTTTCCTTTGCCATGTAAATATAAGGCACTTATCGCAACCTTTTTTGACACTGGATAACTCGCCATAAATTCTTGTGCAAAGAAGGTGTCTACGTGATAATCATCGCTAATTTGAATCGCCGGCAAATGAATTCCAACAGTGGCTTTTAACTTTTTGTCTATCAATTTATATCGAGAGATAATTACCACTCCTCTTGGAGTAAAATTACTCATTCGAACAGTAGACAATAAATGAAACGAAAACGCCTTGTTTTCGTTGGTTCCAGCATTGATTACAAAATGTGGCGCGTCAGACGTAAAGGCAGGAATAAACGAAAATCCACCTGTAGAAGCCTCAATATTAACGTATTGCGCATGAGTGAATGTGCTAAAAAGAAAAGCAATGATGGCAATTAAAATTTTATACATAGAATAGAATGGAGTTGATTTATTAAAAATAAATACAAACATACAATTAATGCGTCAATTGTACACAATGAAATGTAAATTATTAAAAATTGCGCTCCATCCGAATATAGTTTAATCCATTTTTGAGATACATTTCGCCTTTGGGAATCATTCCAAATTTTTTATAAAAGCCTTGTTTTTCATAGCGAGCGCTACAATAAACAGTCTTACATTTTCGCTGTTGCAAATACAAAAAACTATATTCGAGCAAATGACTTCCATAGCCTTTCCCTTGAAACTCAAACAAAGTGGCAAATTTTCTAAAAACAGCACGCTGATGTTCTTCTTCAAAAATAGAAATACAAGAAATCCATTGACCTTCTAGAAAAATTCCAAAATGAATCCCTGTGTCATCGTTTGGAGTCCGAACAAAATCAATGTCTTTATCTGGCCAAAGTACTTTTTGACGTAATACTAGCACCTCGGCTATTGGAATTTCTTGCAACATCATTTTGTAAATATACTAAAAAACAAAACCCTGACAGTAGCTATCAGGGTTTTAACAAAGTAATCAAAATTTAAAATTGTTGCTGCAATTTGGTTTTTATTTAGGTAGTAATCCAAGTTGTTTTAGAAATTCGTAATTATCAAAGAAATCTCTTTCCTCTGTAATTTTTCCATTAACAATGGTAGCAATGGTACATCCTTCCACGTCAATTTTCTTACCCGTGGCTGAAATACCGAAGAAATCGCCAGTATGTGTTCCCTTAAATTTCCAGTATTTTGTTAACTTGTTCCCTTGGGCAAAAGTTTCTTTCACAGTAAATTCACGATTAGAGAATCCAGTAACATAATTGGCATAATAGGCTTTGGCATTAGCCACTCCTTTAATCTCAGGAACGGTGTGCAATACTACGTTTGGTGCATAAGCGGTATCTAGAACCGAAACTTTGCCATCATTAATAACCTCATCCCAAACTTTTGAATAAAATTTGATGTTGTATTGGGCGATTTTTTCACTTTTGTCTGCCGCACTTTCACAAGCAAACAACGTCAAGCTGATGGCTAAAATTGTTAAAAAATTTTTCATCTTTGATTGTTTATTTTAATAGTTCGGTTAATGGTGCTGTATCATAGGTGTCCCATTCTTCTTGGATTTTTCCATCTTTAATCGCAAAATTCATGTTAAAGATAATCGTTGCCTTTTTTTCAGCTTTGGCCAGAGTAATTTCATAATACGAAATAACATAATTAGTGATTCCAGTCTTTTCATCTGGTTTATTATTCACAACTTCCCAAACTAAAGGGTCTTTTGGTAACGTAATTGTAACTCCTTGATCTTGCAACGAAGCTAAGTTTTTCATGTTCTGGTCAATGGTCATTGTATTCATATTGTCATGAATAACTGCGTTTGGAACATATAATTTTTTAATGCTTTCCGTATCAAATTTACTAGCATACTCATTCATTTTTCTAATCATATCTGTGTTTTCTGAATTAGAAAGATTAATTCCTCCTTCATTTGGATTTTTAGCGGCAACCTCAGCAGCTACTTCTTTTTTACAAGAAACTAATAATAAACTAGTTAGGGCAATAAGTGCAATTGTTTTTTTCATTGTGATTGAGTTTAAATTAATTATTTAATAGCTTGTGCGTACTGCGTTATACTATTGATTTTCATGTTTAAATCAAACATGAACATTTCTGTTAATTCTTTTTTCCAAACGGTTCCGTCTTTACCTACACGAGTTTCGGTAGCTACAACAATTACTCCTGACGAAGGGTCTGTGTCTTTAATTCGAATAGGAACAATTCCAATAATTTTCCAGTCTAATGATTTGAAACCAGCAAAAAATCCTTCCCAATCTTTTCCTGTTAGTACCTCTTTATTGCCTTCAAAATCTGTAAAGGTTACTTTGTCGGCACAAAAAGACATACACGTTTTGAAATCTATTTTATTATACGCTTCGTTTAATTTCATTATTGCTTCGGTTTCTCCTCTATTCGAAAAAACAAAAGGTCTGTTTTTAAATTTTGAATCAGGATCAAGGTATTTTCCACCTTCTGTTTGTGCGTTCATTTGTGTCATTGATACCGCCATAGCGATAATAAAAAGTACTTTTTTCATGATTTTTGTGGGGTTTAATTATTTAATTTATTTGGTTGATGCATCAACATACATCACTAATTCATATATTGGAGACAACTCAAATCCATTAGGAGTGATTGTACTCATTTTAGAATCTTTAACGATAGGTGCAAAACGCGTTTGGCTCAATGGTTTATATTGAATATGATCTAAAGCCTCGGATATTTTTGAAAATCCATCCCAGGTAAGAGCAGAAAACGGCACATCGTTACCTTGAGGATATACCACTGTTTGTAGTCCCCATCCGTTTAATTTGAATCCGTTTTTTTGTTCTTTTTCGAAAAATGGCTTCCAAAGATTCTTGTTTTCATCAACAAACGCTTGGATATTGGTTGGTTTGGCATAATTAACTACCACAAATTTCGGTTCTCCTTGAATTCCAGCCTCTGTTTTCATGATGTAAGTAGCAACCACTTTAGAAATAGAATTGGTTTCTATGGCTGCCATCTTTATATCGGATAATACTTTTTCTGGATCGGCCCATCCGCTTTCCATGGTGTCAAAATCAGCTACCGATTTAAAGTCATTGACAAACAAATAGTTGGGTTTGGTTTCGGAGTCGCCAATAACACCAACTTTTTTCCACAAACTCCAAGCAAGCATTTTGCCTGATTTAATGTTTTCTTTGGCAATTTTTGACCAATATTGGGTTTCTCGTTTTACAAATTCGGCTTCATTTTTCTCAGGTACATTTCTGTACTGTAAAAATTTGTACTGCGCTTGTGCTTGTTGTAATCCTAAAGCTAGGATTACAAATAAAATTACTTTTTTCATAAATGTGGGGTTTTTTGGTTTGATTTCAAAAATAAAACCCCAATCGTTTATAAGGCTAAATCTGTACGTAAAATCTGTTCCTTTTTGGCGTTTTGGTACACTTTGCAATTTTTAAGAATCCTTTTAAAAATTACGTTGGTTTTCAAAAAAAAACTATATTCGTGCTTACACAATCTATTTATCAGCGCTTTATGGAAATGCTTACGCCTTTTTTTGGCATATTTACTTCGTTTATTCTTTTTTACTATAGAAAAGATTTTAATCGCTCTAATTTGTATCTAGCGTTGTTTTTCTTGTGTAGTAACCTTATTGTTTTAGTCTATTTTGGGTTACATTTTAGTAAATCTCCGTTTTGGGAAGGTGTGTTTTTTGTTAATTTCATGCCGCTGTCTTTTGTCATTGGTCCCCTTTTATTTTATTATGTTAAATATGCCGTCGCCGAAAATAAAAACATCACTCCAAAAGATTATTTGCATTTGTTTCCTGCAGTAGTAGTGATTCTTTACAGCCTACCTTATACCACACTCCCCTTTTCAAAAAAAGTAGAAATTGCCCATCAT
It includes:
- a CDS encoding ester cyclase, whose protein sequence is MKNFLTILAISLTLFACESAADKSEKIAQYNIKFYSKVWDEVINDGKVSVLDTAYAPNVVLHTVPEIKGVANAKAYYANYVTGFSNREFTVKETFAQGNKLTKYWKFKGTHTGDFFGISATGKKIDVEGCTIATIVNGKITEERDFFDNYEFLKQLGLLPK